Proteins encoded in a region of the Methylobacterium radiotolerans JCM 2831 genome:
- a CDS encoding aminotransferase, protein MTPAFINPVFDALPTTVFETMSRLARVHGAINLGQGFPDDPGPADVRERGARALLDGWNQYPPMMGLPALREAVAAHYARHQGLDLDPETEVMVTSGATEALAGALLALIEPGDEVVLFAPMYDAYLPLVRRAGGVPRIVPLRPPAFRLDEAALAQAFGARTRVVVLNNPLNPSATLFAPEDLDLLARYCQRFDVTALCDEVWEHVVFDGARHRPLMALPGMRERTVKIGSAGKIFSLTGWKVGFVMAEARLMRGLAKAHQFLTFTTPPNLQEAVAYGLGKPAPWFEAMRAGYARSRDRLADGLRGLGFTVLPAQATWFLNVDVAALGHTDDVAFCEALVTRHGVAAIPVSAFYPDASVRGLVRLCFAKDDATLDAALDRMRGLPGAAA, encoded by the coding sequence ATGACGCCCGCCTTCATCAACCCCGTCTTCGACGCGCTGCCCACGACCGTGTTCGAGACCATGTCGCGGCTCGCGCGGGTCCACGGCGCGATCAATCTCGGCCAGGGTTTCCCGGACGATCCCGGGCCGGCGGACGTCCGAGAGCGGGGCGCGCGGGCGCTCCTGGACGGCTGGAACCAGTACCCGCCGATGATGGGCCTGCCGGCCCTGCGCGAGGCGGTCGCCGCGCACTACGCGCGGCACCAGGGGCTCGACCTCGACCCGGAGACCGAGGTGATGGTCACCTCCGGGGCGACCGAGGCCCTGGCCGGCGCGCTCCTGGCGCTGATCGAGCCCGGCGACGAGGTCGTGCTGTTCGCGCCCATGTACGATGCCTACCTGCCCCTGGTCCGGCGGGCGGGCGGCGTTCCGCGGATCGTGCCGCTGCGGCCCCCGGCCTTCCGCCTCGACGAGGCCGCGCTGGCGCAGGCCTTTGGGGCGCGGACCCGGGTCGTGGTGCTGAACAATCCCCTCAACCCGAGCGCCACGCTGTTCGCGCCGGAGGACCTCGACCTGCTCGCCCGCTACTGCCAGCGCTTCGACGTGACCGCCCTCTGCGACGAGGTCTGGGAGCACGTGGTGTTCGACGGCGCGCGCCACAGGCCGCTGATGGCGCTGCCCGGGATGCGGGAGCGGACCGTCAAGATCGGCTCGGCCGGCAAGATCTTCTCGCTCACCGGCTGGAAGGTCGGCTTCGTGATGGCCGAGGCCCGGCTGATGCGCGGGCTCGCCAAGGCGCACCAGTTCCTGACCTTCACCACGCCCCCGAACCTCCAGGAGGCGGTGGCCTACGGGCTGGGCAAGCCGGCCCCGTGGTTCGAGGCGATGCGGGCCGGCTACGCCCGGTCCCGCGACCGGCTCGCGGACGGCCTGCGCGGGCTCGGCTTCACCGTGCTGCCGGCCCAGGCCACGTGGTTCCTCAACGTCGACGTCGCCGCGCTGGGCCACACCGACGACGTGGCCTTCTGCGAGGCCCTCGTCACCCGTCACGGCGTCGCGGCGATCCCCGTGAGCGCCTTCTACCCGGACGCCTCCGTGCGCGGCCTCGTCCGGCTCTGCTTCGCCAAGGACGACGCCACCCTGGATGCGGCGCTCGACCGCATGCGCGGGCTCCCCGGGGCGGCGGCGTGA
- a CDS encoding nitroreductase family protein: MSLPPPRRADHDIDPVFVKRHSPRAFTGEAVPESELMRMIEAARWSPSAYNSQPWRFLYALRGDAHWDTFFDLLVPGNQKWVSGTGAILFLVSNGLMKVGDELKPSYSHSFDAGTASLAFQLQAIHQGWHAHGMVGFDHVRAPAVLRLPENHRIEAAFAVGRKIPEADLTEEQRPRETPNGRRPITDFTIAGPFPPAAG; encoded by the coding sequence TTGAGCCTGCCCCCGCCCCGCCGCGCCGACCACGACATCGATCCGGTCTTCGTGAAGCGGCACTCGCCCCGCGCCTTCACGGGCGAGGCCGTGCCCGAATCCGAGCTGATGCGGATGATCGAGGCGGCGCGCTGGTCGCCCTCCGCCTACAACTCGCAGCCCTGGCGCTTCCTCTACGCGCTCCGGGGCGACGCCCACTGGGACACGTTCTTCGACCTCCTGGTGCCGGGCAATCAGAAATGGGTGTCCGGCACCGGCGCGATCCTGTTCCTGGTCTCGAACGGGCTCATGAAGGTCGGCGACGAGCTCAAGCCCTCCTACAGCCACTCCTTCGACGCCGGCACCGCCTCGCTGGCCTTCCAGCTCCAGGCGATCCACCAGGGCTGGCACGCCCACGGCATGGTCGGGTTCGACCATGTCCGCGCCCCCGCGGTGCTGCGCCTGCCCGAGAACCACCGGATCGAGGCCGCCTTCGCGGTCGGCCGCAAGATCCCGGAGGCGGACCTCACCGAGGAGCAGCGGCCCCGCGAGACCCCGAACGGCCGCCGGCCGATCACCGACTTCACCATCGCGGGACCGTTCCCGCCGGCCGCCGGCTGA
- a CDS encoding GSCFA domain-containing protein, with product MALNPYTGLPAERFWRKVVTNVPPFAVNPHPKDTFVIGPTDKVATGGSCFAQRVAEAVRGAGFNYYLTEPPTPGMSAEEANARQFGTFSARYGNLYYTRQFVQLFDRAYGKFEPELKAWLRDDGRYVDPFRPTVEPAGFASEAEVVAARDAHLAEVRHLFETLDVFVLTLGLTEGWRWRADGAALPLAPGVAGGTFDPDLYECVNAGAAEVLGDLNGFLDRLWSVNPKARVIFTVSPVPMIATYMDRHVMESNSYSKSVLRVAAGEVVGRGDPRAVYFPAYDIVTSNVNAGRYYNEDQRTINDAGVRHVMRLFLATFARDRVSPAPTHAPVDLAAEFEGNAGVICDEEEIERSVA from the coding sequence ATGGCGTTGAATCCGTATACGGGTCTACCGGCCGAGCGATTCTGGCGCAAGGTCGTCACCAACGTGCCGCCCTTCGCGGTCAATCCGCACCCGAAGGACACGTTCGTGATCGGGCCGACCGACAAGGTCGCCACCGGCGGCTCCTGCTTCGCGCAGCGGGTGGCCGAGGCGGTGCGCGGCGCCGGGTTCAACTACTACCTGACCGAGCCGCCGACCCCCGGCATGAGCGCCGAGGAGGCCAATGCCCGCCAGTTCGGCACGTTCTCGGCGCGCTACGGCAACCTCTACTACACGCGCCAGTTCGTGCAGCTGTTCGACCGGGCCTACGGCAAGTTCGAGCCGGAGCTGAAGGCGTGGCTGCGCGACGACGGCCGCTACGTCGACCCGTTCCGCCCCACGGTCGAGCCGGCGGGCTTCGCCAGCGAGGCCGAGGTGGTCGCGGCGCGCGACGCGCACCTCGCCGAGGTGCGCCACCTGTTCGAGACGCTGGACGTGTTCGTGCTGACCCTCGGCCTCACGGAAGGCTGGCGCTGGCGGGCCGACGGCGCGGCGCTGCCGCTCGCCCCCGGGGTCGCGGGCGGCACCTTCGATCCGGACCTCTACGAGTGCGTCAACGCCGGCGCGGCCGAGGTTCTGGGCGACCTCAACGGCTTCCTCGACCGGCTCTGGAGCGTGAACCCGAAGGCGCGGGTGATCTTCACGGTCTCGCCGGTGCCGATGATCGCCACCTACATGGACCGGCACGTGATGGAGTCGAATAGCTACTCCAAGTCGGTGCTGCGGGTGGCGGCCGGCGAGGTGGTCGGCCGGGGCGACCCGCGGGCGGTCTACTTCCCCGCCTACGACATCGTCACGAGCAACGTGAATGCCGGGCGCTACTACAACGAGGACCAGCGCACCATCAACGACGCGGGCGTGCGCCACGTGATGCGCCTGTTCCTGGCGACCTTCGCGCGCGACCGGGTGTCCCCCGCCCCGACCCACGCACCGGTGGACCTCGCCGCGGAGTTCGAGGGCAATGCCGGCGTGATCTGCGACGAAGAGGAGATCGAGCGCAGCGTGGCCTGA
- a CDS encoding SHOCT domain-containing protein, which yields MDPSDTAASDPFRDDGPFDSVSGLQAVADRHGVGLDAVRHLIRALERGHGTMAQFDHPDLGGMGQWFSGGMVMVGRMFDDALKARVDALCTELAGALPAGGFSEAAPAARRGGGEWWPAGLGDPASTGAQNGLRYAYFPDRRRLAVDAGSGIALYDTGEHRITGVSQANGSLGFTGPAGAVALDRLRRIEAEVAAPRQADPAGIPASAASPISSPAPSPAPSAAPDRSSADDVLATIERLADLHARGVLTEAEFATKKAELLARL from the coding sequence ATGGATCCGTCCGACACCGCCGCGTCCGATCCCTTCCGGGACGACGGGCCGTTCGACTCCGTTTCCGGGCTGCAGGCCGTCGCCGACCGCCACGGGGTCGGCCTGGACGCGGTGCGCCACCTGATCCGGGCCCTGGAGCGCGGCCACGGCACGATGGCGCAGTTCGACCATCCCGATCTCGGCGGGATGGGGCAGTGGTTTTCCGGCGGGATGGTGATGGTCGGCCGGATGTTCGACGACGCGCTGAAGGCGCGGGTCGACGCGCTCTGCACCGAATTGGCCGGGGCGCTCCCGGCGGGCGGCTTCTCGGAGGCCGCGCCCGCGGCGCGCCGGGGCGGCGGCGAGTGGTGGCCGGCCGGCCTCGGGGATCCGGCGAGCACCGGCGCGCAGAACGGGCTGCGCTACGCCTATTTCCCCGACAGACGGCGGCTCGCCGTCGACGCGGGGTCCGGGATCGCGCTCTACGACACCGGCGAGCACCGCATCACCGGCGTCTCTCAGGCGAACGGCAGCCTCGGCTTCACGGGACCGGCCGGGGCCGTCGCCCTCGACCGCCTGCGCCGGATCGAGGCGGAGGTCGCCGCGCCGCGCCAAGCGGACCCGGCCGGGATCCCGGCGAGCGCCGCGTCGCCTATCTCTTCGCCTGCCCCGTCGCCCGCCCCTTCGGCCGCGCCGGACCGGTCATCCGCGGACGACGTTCTCGCGACCATCGAGCGGCTGGCCGACCTGCACGCGCGCGGCGTGCTCACCGAGGCGGAATTCGCGACCAAGAAGGCGGAGCTGCTGGCGCGGCTGTGA
- a CDS encoding KpsF/GutQ family sugar-phosphate isomerase has translation MNAPASSALRDDRYDAPSAHLATTRDLGIRSLQLGIAALQEASVAFQGRLGAAFEEAVQTILQSKGRVIVSGIGKSGHVGRKIAATLASTGTHAFFVHPTEASHGDLGMIARDDVIIALSWSGETAELSDLVGFSRRFSIPLVAITRNGESTLGKAADVLLELPRVRESCPHDLAPTSSSLIQLALGDALAVALLERRGFTSARFHTLHPGGTLAARLRTVQQVMHGPQDMPLVHETALMSEVLIEIAARRYGCVGVTDAAGRLVGIVTDGDLRRHMGPALLDTPVSTVMTRDPVTVEPHKLAQAALELMNRRLITAVFAVTDGRPVGIVHVHDLLRVGIV, from the coding sequence ATGAACGCTCCCGCCTCCAGCGCCCTGCGCGACGACCGCTACGACGCGCCGTCGGCGCATCTCGCCACCACCCGCGACCTCGGGATCCGCAGCCTCCAGCTCGGCATCGCGGCCTTGCAGGAGGCGAGCGTGGCCTTCCAGGGCCGGCTCGGCGCGGCCTTCGAGGAGGCGGTGCAGACGATCCTGCAGAGCAAGGGCCGCGTCATCGTGAGCGGCATCGGCAAGAGCGGCCATGTCGGCCGCAAGATCGCCGCGACGCTGGCCTCCACCGGCACCCACGCCTTCTTCGTCCACCCGACCGAGGCGAGCCACGGCGACCTCGGGATGATCGCCCGGGACGACGTCATCATCGCGCTGTCGTGGTCGGGGGAGACCGCGGAACTGTCCGACCTCGTCGGCTTCAGCCGCCGGTTCTCGATCCCCCTGGTGGCGATCACCCGCAACGGCGAGAGCACCCTCGGCAAGGCCGCCGACGTGCTGCTGGAGCTGCCCCGCGTGCGGGAATCCTGCCCCCACGACCTCGCGCCGACCTCCTCCAGCCTGATCCAGCTGGCGCTGGGCGACGCCCTGGCGGTGGCGCTGCTGGAGCGGCGCGGCTTCACCTCGGCGCGCTTCCACACCCTGCATCCGGGCGGCACCCTCGCGGCCCGCCTCAGGACCGTGCAGCAGGTGATGCACGGCCCCCAGGACATGCCGCTGGTCCACGAGACCGCGCTCATGTCCGAGGTGCTGATCGAGATCGCGGCGCGGCGCTACGGCTGCGTCGGCGTCACGGACGCGGCCGGCCGCCTCGTCGGCATCGTCACGGACGGCGACCTGCGCCGCCACATGGGTCCGGCGCTCCTCGACACGCCGGTCTCGACGGTCATGACCCGGGACCCGGTGACGGTGGAGCCCCACAAGCTCGCCCAGGCCGCGCTGGAGCTGATGAACCGCCGGCTGATCACGGCGGTCTTCGCCGTCACGGACGGACGGCCCGTGGGCATCGTGCACGTCCACGACCTGCTCCGCGTCGGCATCGTCTGA
- a CDS encoding DUF4112 domain-containing protein — MDFTQAAQSGRFARAETFPGGGTGAGTRPPFLSADLGREASLARLETLAHLMDTAFVIPGINRRVGFDALIGLVPVIGDLAGMVISSFIVYEAKRLGAPRWLLARMGLNVAFDGLIGAVPVAGDLFDAAFKANRRNVRLLRRWLERSGNLRPTEIDGTAIRLDG; from the coding sequence ATGGACTTCACCCAGGCTGCCCAGTCCGGGCGTTTCGCCCGTGCCGAGACCTTCCCCGGAGGCGGGACCGGCGCCGGAACCCGGCCCCCCTTCCTGTCGGCGGATCTCGGCCGGGAGGCGAGCCTCGCCCGCCTGGAGACGCTGGCCCACCTGATGGACACGGCCTTCGTCATCCCGGGCATCAACCGTCGGGTCGGGTTCGACGCGCTGATCGGCCTCGTGCCGGTGATCGGCGACCTGGCCGGCATGGTGATCTCGTCCTTCATCGTCTACGAGGCGAAGCGCCTCGGGGCGCCGCGCTGGCTGTTGGCCCGGATGGGGCTGAACGTGGCCTTCGACGGGCTGATCGGCGCGGTGCCGGTGGCGGGCGACCTGTTCGACGCCGCCTTCAAGGCCAACCGCCGCAACGTCCGGCTGCTGCGCCGCTGGCTGGAGCGCAGCGGCAACCTGCGTCCCACCGAGATCGACGGCACCGCGATCCGGCTCGACGGCTGA
- a CDS encoding FAD-linked oxidase C-terminal domain-containing protein — protein MTIRFPDPDPAILARREAILAGLAPLVAPEALVVSEDERRAFETDGLTAYRQMPLAVVLPSTTAEVSAVMAYCHANGVRVVPRGAGTSLAGGAIAQADAIILGVGKMTKVLDMDFANRTARVQSGITNLAISGAVSHEGFFYAPDPSSQLACTIAGNIAMNSGGAHCLKYGVTTNNLLGVTLVLNDGTVVEIGGQHLDSGGYDLLGLVCGSEGQLGIVTEATVRILRAAEGARPVLVGFSRVEDAGDCVAAIIAAGIIPVAIEYMDREAILITEDFAQAGYPRDAEAMLIIEVEGSDAECDAMLARIETIARDFRPTSVRVSRSEAESAAIWKGRKSAFGATGRISDYICMDGTIPTGQLGPVLERIGAICAEKGLRVANVFHAGDGNLHPLILFDINRPGELQKAEAAGDEILKLCVEVGGCLTGEHGVGIEKRELMRFQYDQVDLEQQMRVKAVFDPDWMLNPAKVFPLDGRLAA, from the coding sequence ATGACCATCCGCTTCCCCGATCCCGATCCCGCGATCCTCGCCCGCCGCGAGGCGATCCTGGCCGGCCTCGCGCCCCTGGTGGCGCCGGAGGCGCTGGTGGTGAGCGAGGACGAGCGCCGGGCCTTCGAGACCGACGGGCTGACCGCGTACCGGCAGATGCCGCTGGCCGTGGTCCTGCCCTCCACCACCGCGGAGGTCTCCGCCGTGATGGCCTATTGCCACGCCAACGGCGTGCGGGTCGTGCCCCGGGGCGCCGGCACGTCGCTCGCGGGCGGCGCCATCGCGCAGGCCGACGCGATCATCCTGGGCGTCGGCAAGATGACCAAGGTCCTCGACATGGACTTCGCCAACCGCACCGCCCGGGTGCAGAGCGGCATCACCAACCTCGCCATCTCCGGGGCGGTCAGCCACGAGGGCTTCTTCTACGCCCCCGACCCGTCGAGCCAGCTCGCCTGCACGATCGCCGGCAACATCGCGATGAATTCCGGCGGCGCGCACTGTCTGAAATACGGCGTGACCACCAACAACCTGCTCGGCGTCACCCTGGTGCTCAACGACGGCACCGTCGTGGAGATCGGCGGCCAGCACCTCGACAGCGGCGGCTACGACCTGCTCGGCCTCGTCTGCGGCTCGGAGGGGCAGCTCGGCATCGTCACCGAGGCGACCGTGCGGATCCTGCGCGCCGCCGAGGGCGCGCGCCCGGTGCTGGTCGGCTTCTCGAGGGTCGAGGACGCGGGCGACTGCGTCGCGGCGATTATCGCGGCCGGGATCATCCCGGTGGCGATCGAGTACATGGACCGCGAGGCGATCCTCATCACCGAGGACTTCGCCCAGGCCGGCTATCCCCGCGACGCCGAGGCGATGCTGATCATCGAGGTCGAGGGCTCGGACGCCGAGTGCGACGCCATGCTGGCGCGGATCGAGACGATCGCCCGGGATTTCCGCCCGACCAGCGTGCGCGTCTCGCGCTCGGAGGCGGAGTCGGCCGCGATCTGGAAGGGGCGCAAGTCGGCCTTCGGGGCCACCGGCCGGATCTCCGACTACATCTGCATGGACGGCACGATCCCCACCGGCCAGCTCGGGCCGGTGCTGGAGCGGATCGGGGCGATCTGCGCCGAGAAGGGCCTGCGGGTCGCCAACGTGTTCCACGCGGGCGACGGCAACCTGCACCCGCTGATCCTGTTCGACATCAACCGGCCCGGCGAGCTGCAGAAGGCCGAGGCCGCGGGCGACGAGATCCTGAAGCTCTGCGTCGAGGTCGGCGGCTGCCTGACCGGTGAGCACGGCGTCGGGATCGAGAAGCGCGAGCTGATGCGCTTCCAGTACGATCAGGTCGATCTCGAGCAGCAGATGCGGGTCAAGGCGGTGTTCGATCCGGACTGGATGCTGAACCCCGCCAAGGTGTTCCCGCTGGACGGGCGCCTCGCGGCCTGA
- a CDS encoding MucR family transcriptional regulator produces the protein MSEAAPTSQLDFIERTVDVVAAYVSNNSLPSAELPALIASIHEALNTIGAGPAAPATESVERPTPAQIRKSIRPDGLVSFIDGKSYKTLKRHLTKHGLDPQTYRERYGLPADYPTTSANYSAQRSALAKSLGLGQPGRSPSSDKPAAPAEEAPAAPASGRRKAATAATKARASRKVEAA, from the coding sequence ATGTCAGAAGCTGCGCCGACATCGCAATTGGACTTCATCGAGCGGACCGTGGACGTCGTCGCGGCCTACGTTTCCAACAACTCGCTGCCCTCGGCCGAATTGCCGGCCCTGATCGCGAGCATCCACGAGGCGCTGAACACGATCGGGGCCGGCCCCGCCGCTCCGGCGACCGAGAGCGTCGAGCGGCCGACCCCCGCCCAGATCCGCAAGTCGATCCGCCCCGACGGACTGGTCAGCTTCATCGACGGCAAGTCGTACAAGACGCTGAAGCGCCACCTGACCAAGCACGGTCTCGATCCGCAGACCTACCGCGAGCGCTACGGCCTGCCGGCCGATTACCCGACCACTTCGGCGAACTACTCGGCGCAGCGCTCGGCGCTCGCCAAGAGCCTCGGCCTCGGCCAGCCGGGCCGGTCCCCGTCCAGCGACAAGCCCGCCGCCCCCGCCGAGGAGGCGCCCGCCGCCCCCGCGTCCGGCCGCCGCAAGGCCGCGACCGCCGCGACCAAGGCCCGGGCGAGCCGCAAGGTCGAAGCCGCCTGA
- a CDS encoding MdtA/MuxA family multidrug efflux RND transporter periplasmic adaptor subunit, with protein sequence MNESSPIRTDTARAYQPGEAPAREVRTRRFRPIRWLVILVLLAGAGAIGHRWYEARTDRGAEPATAHRTGGRGGRHGGSDMPQAVGIASVTTGDMPVVLQGLGTVTPLATVTVKSQISGYLTQVQFREGQTVKAGDELARIDARPYEALLAQYQGQLARDQALLQNSKLDLQRYQTLNRQDSISKQNVDTQAALVKQNEGTVAADQALVDQQRLNIAYTHITSPVDGRVGLRQVDQGNYISAASTAIVVVTQLHPISVVFTLPEDDVSRVMRQVRAGAKLTVRAYDRGDAHEIATGRLDTVDNQIDTTTGTVKLRALFDNADEELFPNQFVNAKLTVDTVRGATLVPNSSLLQGTPGTYVYLMDGDSKVTVRPIKTGETDGTTTVVVSGLKPGDRVVTDGTDRLKDGAPVRITEGAQAAAGDGKAAEKADGRPGAPTEAAAADSQGTAEGGRRHRRRQAQ encoded by the coding sequence ATGAACGAGAGTTCACCGATCCGGACCGACACGGCCCGCGCCTACCAGCCCGGCGAGGCGCCCGCGCGCGAGGTCCGGACGCGGCGCTTCCGGCCGATCCGCTGGCTCGTGATCCTGGTGCTGCTCGCCGGCGCCGGGGCGATCGGGCACCGCTGGTACGAGGCCCGCACCGACAGGGGTGCCGAGCCCGCGACGGCGCACCGGACCGGCGGCCGCGGCGGCCGGCACGGCGGCTCCGACATGCCGCAGGCGGTGGGTATCGCCAGCGTCACGACCGGCGACATGCCGGTGGTGCTGCAGGGCCTCGGCACCGTGACGCCGCTCGCCACCGTGACGGTGAAGTCGCAGATCAGCGGCTACCTCACGCAGGTGCAGTTCCGGGAGGGCCAGACCGTGAAGGCGGGCGACGAGCTCGCCCGGATCGATGCCCGCCCCTACGAGGCGCTGCTCGCCCAGTATCAGGGCCAGCTCGCCCGCGATCAGGCGCTGCTCCAGAACTCGAAGCTCGACCTGCAGCGCTATCAGACGCTGAACCGGCAGGACTCGATCTCGAAGCAGAACGTCGACACGCAGGCCGCGCTGGTGAAGCAGAACGAGGGCACGGTCGCGGCCGACCAGGCGCTCGTCGACCAGCAGAGGCTCAACATCGCCTACACGCACATCACGTCGCCCGTGGACGGCCGGGTCGGCCTGCGCCAGGTCGACCAGGGCAACTACATCTCGGCCGCCTCCACGGCGATCGTGGTGGTGACCCAGCTCCACCCGATCTCGGTGGTCTTCACCCTGCCGGAGGACGACGTGTCGCGGGTGATGCGGCAGGTGCGGGCGGGCGCGAAGCTCACCGTGCGGGCCTACGACCGCGGCGACGCCCACGAGATCGCCACCGGCCGCCTCGACACGGTCGACAACCAGATCGACACGACCACCGGCACGGTGAAGCTGCGCGCGCTGTTCGACAACGCCGACGAGGAGCTGTTCCCGAACCAGTTCGTCAACGCCAAGCTGACCGTCGACACGGTGCGGGGCGCGACGCTGGTGCCGAATTCCAGCCTGCTCCAGGGCACGCCCGGCACCTACGTCTACCTGATGGACGGGGACAGCAAGGTCACGGTCCGGCCGATCAAGACCGGCGAGACCGACGGCACCACCACCGTGGTGGTCTCCGGCCTCAAGCCGGGCGACCGGGTCGTCACGGACGGCACCGACCGGCTGAAGGACGGCGCGCCGGTGCGGATCACCGAGGGCGCACAGGCGGCTGCGGGTGACGGGAAGGCTGCCGAGAAGGCTGATGGCCGCCCCGGTGCACCGACCGAGGCTGCGGCGGCGGATTCGCAGGGGACAGCGGAGGGCGGTCGTCGGCACCGGCGCCGTCAGGCGCAGTGA
- a CDS encoding ABC transporter permease — translation MNEVTRPGDSEVVPAPMPGAQPLVLRSDEGAPPPVPPEAAGRRARLSPLNRRRLDNFRRNRLGYGSFVIFTILFVLSLFAEFIANDRPIVMSYKGEWLVPVLVDYPEEKFGGFLATTDYRSPEIRREIAANGWALWPPIPFSYDTINEDLPTPSPSPPTWMLTDAQCKPVAEKLGGSTCADIPWHWLGTDNTTRDVLARVIYGFRISVLFGLILAAVSSVIGVVAGAVQGYFGGWVDLAFQRFIEVWGGIPTLYLIIIISAFIAPGFFVLLGIMLLFSWVALVSVVRAEFLRARNFEYVRAARALGLSNIRIMTVHLLPNAMVATLTFLPFILNGSITTLTSLDFLGFGLPPGSPSLGELLAQGKDNLTAPWLGLTGFLVIAVMLSLLVFAGEAVRDAFDPRKTFA, via the coding sequence ATGAACGAGGTCACGCGTCCCGGCGACAGCGAGGTCGTGCCCGCGCCGATGCCCGGCGCCCAGCCGCTGGTCCTGCGGTCGGACGAGGGGGCGCCGCCCCCGGTCCCGCCCGAGGCCGCCGGCCGGCGCGCCCGGCTCTCGCCGCTCAACCGGCGGCGCCTCGACAATTTCCGCCGCAACCGGCTCGGCTACGGATCGTTCGTGATCTTCACGATCCTGTTCGTGCTCAGCCTGTTCGCGGAGTTCATCGCCAACGACCGCCCGATCGTGATGTCCTACAAGGGCGAGTGGCTGGTCCCGGTCCTGGTCGACTACCCGGAGGAGAAGTTCGGCGGCTTCCTCGCCACGACCGACTACCGCTCCCCCGAGATTCGCCGGGAGATCGCGGCGAACGGCTGGGCGCTGTGGCCGCCGATCCCGTTCTCGTACGACACGATCAACGAGGACCTGCCGACGCCGTCGCCGTCGCCGCCCACCTGGATGCTCACGGACGCGCAGTGCAAGCCGGTCGCCGAGAAGCTCGGCGGCAGCACCTGCGCGGACATTCCCTGGCACTGGCTCGGCACCGACAACACCACGCGGGACGTGCTCGCGCGGGTGATCTACGGCTTCCGCATCTCGGTCCTGTTCGGGCTGATCCTGGCGGCGGTCTCGTCGGTGATCGGCGTCGTCGCGGGCGCCGTGCAGGGCTATTTCGGCGGCTGGGTCGATCTCGCCTTCCAGCGCTTCATCGAGGTCTGGGGCGGCATCCCGACCCTCTACCTGATCATCATCATCTCGGCCTTCATCGCCCCGGGCTTCTTCGTCCTGCTCGGGATCATGCTGCTGTTCTCCTGGGTCGCGCTGGTGAGCGTGGTGCGGGCCGAGTTCCTGCGGGCGCGGAACTTCGAGTATGTCCGCGCCGCCCGGGCGCTGGGCCTGTCGAACATCCGCATCATGACGGTCCATCTGCTGCCGAATGCCATGGTGGCGACGCTGACCTTCCTGCCGTTCATCCTGAACGGCTCGATCACCACCCTGACCTCGCTCGACTTCCTCGGCTTCGGACTGCCGCCGGGCTCGCCGTCCCTCGGAGAGCTTCTCGCGCAGGGCAAGGACAATCTGACCGCGCCCTGGCTCGGATTGACCGGATTCCTGGTCATCGCCGTGATGTTGAGCCTGCTCGTCTTCGCCGGCGAGGCGGTGCGGGACGCCTTCGACCCGCGCAAGACTTTCGCCTGA